Within Actinosynnema pretiosum, the genomic segment CGCGCCGCAGGTCGCCGCCCCGGTGGCGGGCAAGGTGAAGCTGGCGCTGACCGCGGCCTCGGTGGCGGCGGTCGGGGTGTTCGGCGTGGTGGCGGGCGCGCTCGACGGCGGTCCGGGGCCCGCGCTGGTGCAGCCGGGGCCGTACGCGCTGCGCACCACGGTGGACGACCCGCCGACGCCCCGCCCGAGCGTGACGCTGACCGGGACGGCCACCAGCCTCCCGCCGACCGGGGACGGCGCCGCGCGCCCCGCGACCTCGAACCGGCCGTCGGGCGGCGGTGGGCGAGGGCCGCTCACCGGTGGTGACCGGGTCGGGCCGCCGACCGGCGCGCCCCAGACCACCCGGCAGCAGTCCGGCGAGCCGCCGTCCGGCGGTCGGCCCCCCGGCGACCCCGCGTCCCGCGAGCCGGGTTCCGGGCAGGCCGAGCCGCCGACCACCACGAGCTCGACCCCCGGCGCGCTGGAGGACCCCGGCACCACCGCGCTGAGCACGCCGGACGACCCGGACCAGCCGGGCGAGGAGGACCCCGAGCCGCCCGGCACGATCACCACCGGTCAGGAGCCCGACCTGGGGCCCGGCCCGTCGGTGCTCCAGAGCCCGGAGCAGGCGGTCACGCCGACCACGGTCACCCTGCACCCCCGGACGGTCTACCCGGTGGGCTGAACGGCCGCCGTTGATCACAGCGCGCCACCGGCGGCGGGCGCAGGGTTCACCCCAGTGGCTCACGTCCCTAGGGGTACCGTTGAAGCACGCTGAGTGATCGCTCGACGTCTGAGGAGACGGTTGATGACGCGGCTGGTGCGCGGTGCGGACGGCCGGATGTGGACGGTTCGCAGCCAGGTCGAGTGGCGCAACCCCGCCGCCGACGCCGACTTCGAGCACGACGTGAGCGGCGGTCAGGGCCCCGGTGTGCTGATGCTCGCCATCGTGGCCGCCATGGGCGTGCTGCTCGTGGCGTGGACCCCGGAGCAGGTCGTCGTCCCGGCGTGGCTCGGCCTCGCGCTGGTGATGATGTTCCTGTTCTTCCCGGTCCGCTGGGCGATCCGCAGGCCGCACCTGGTGGTCGCCGAGTCCAAGGCGACCGGCGACGACCTGCCGCCCGAGCGCTGGGTGGGCCACGTGCGCGGCGTGCTGAACGTGCGCGACGAGGTCGGCAACATCGCCAGGAAGATCGAGATGTACTCGCTCCCGGACATCGACGGTCCGCTGCAGCCGGTCGACTGACCAGGGGGCGCGGCCCCTCCCCGGCGGGTGATCGCGAGCGCCGGACGTCCCGCCCGCGGTGTCGGAGCCGGTTCGCCCGACCAACGACACGCCCGGAATGCGTTGCCCGCCAATGGAACCGGTGATCGACCCGACCGACCCGCAACCGGAAAACCGCAGGCCGGGCGGTGATTCCCGGCGCCCGAGCCCGATCGTCCCACGATGATCGGGGTGAGACCCCTTGCCTGGAGCACGCCGACCCCACAGCATGGACGGCGTGCGCGATCTCCTGACCGAGCGGGCGGTGCTCGGCGTCATCGCCACCCTGGCCGTCCTGGGGCTGTTCGTGATGCTCTGCCGGGCGCGCAGGGTGAGCACCTCGGTCGAGGACGCCGTGATGGACATGCTCCACCGCATGTCGAAGGCGTCGGCCGACCTGAGGGAGGGCCTGACGGCGGAGGCGGCGGACAAGGCCACCCCGCACCTGCGGGAGATGCTGCGCTGCGTCGCGGTCGGCATCACCGACAGCACCGGCAGCGTGCTGTCCTGGGACGGCGGCGCGGCGGACCACTACGAGCTGATGCGCGAGCACATAGAGCAGGCGATCCGCGAGGTGCACAAGGAGCACGTCGAGCACCGCAAGCTCGACTGCGACCTGTCCGGGCCGTGCCCCATGCACAGCGCCGTGATCGTGCCGCTGATCGTGGAGTCCGAGGTCGCGGGCACGCTGATCGTGGTCAGCGGGGTGCCGAACAAGCGGCAGATCCGGATGGCGGAGGAGACCGCGCGGTTCGTCTCCACGCAGCTGGAGCTGGAGGTGCTGCAGAAGTCCCGGCAGGCGCTCGCGCAGGCCGAGGTCCGGGCGCTGCGGGCGCAGATCTCGCCGCACTTCGTCTACAACGCGCTCAACACCATCTCGTCGCTGATCCGCACCGACCCGGTGTACGCGCGGGAGCTGCTGCAGGAGTTCGCGGAGTTCACCCGCTACTCGTTCCGCACCGACGGCTTCTTCACGACGCTGTCGGACGAGCTGACCAACATCCACCGGTACCTGACCATCGAGCAGGCCCGGTACGGGGCGCGGCTGGAGGTTTGGCTGCGCATCGCGCCCGAGGTGCTCCAGGTCGTGCTGCCGTTCCTGTGCCTGCAACCGCTGGTGGAGAACGCGGTCCGGCACGGGCTGGCCAAGAAGCCCGGCGGCGGGATGCTCACGATCACCGCCGAGGACAACGGGGCCGAGGCGCTGATCAGCGTCGAGGACGACGGCGTCGGCATGGACCCGGAGCGGTTGTTCGAGGACCTGAAGGACGCGCACCAGACCGGGGCGCACGTCGGGCTGGGCAACATCAACCACCGGATGCGGGCGGTGTTCGGCGACGACTACGCGCTGGTCGTGGAGACCGCGCCGGAGGCCGGGATGAAGATCATCCTCAAGGTCCCCAAGTACCGGCAGGGCGTCCGGCCCAACCTGACCCTGGTGGCCCCGCGCGTGGAGGAGACCGGGGAGCAGGCCGTGCTGCGCGCGTGAGGCGCTAGCGCGCGGCGACGGCCAGCGCGGTCACCAGCATCACCCCGCACACCGCCCAGGTGATCCACATCCAGTAGACGTGCATCGCGCTGGGGCCGTCCGCGTTCTTCCGGCCACGCTCGTCCCACCACTCGACGTAGCGCTCCAGCCAGCGGATCGGGTTGAACGTCACCAGCCGAT encodes:
- a CDS encoding DUF983 domain-containing protein → MTRLVRGADGRMWTVRSQVEWRNPAADADFEHDVSGGQGPGVLMLAIVAAMGVLLVAWTPEQVVVPAWLGLALVMMFLFFPVRWAIRRPHLVVAESKATGDDLPPERWVGHVRGVLNVRDEVGNIARKIEMYSLPDIDGPLQPVD
- a CDS encoding sensor histidine kinase; amino-acid sequence: MDGVRDLLTERAVLGVIATLAVLGLFVMLCRARRVSTSVEDAVMDMLHRMSKASADLREGLTAEAADKATPHLREMLRCVAVGITDSTGSVLSWDGGAADHYELMREHIEQAIREVHKEHVEHRKLDCDLSGPCPMHSAVIVPLIVESEVAGTLIVVSGVPNKRQIRMAEETARFVSTQLELEVLQKSRQALAQAEVRALRAQISPHFVYNALNTISSLIRTDPVYARELLQEFAEFTRYSFRTDGFFTTLSDELTNIHRYLTIEQARYGARLEVWLRIAPEVLQVVLPFLCLQPLVENAVRHGLAKKPGGGMLTITAEDNGAEALISVEDDGVGMDPERLFEDLKDAHQTGAHVGLGNINHRMRAVFGDDYALVVETAPEAGMKIILKVPKYRQGVRPNLTLVAPRVEETGEQAVLRA